The proteins below come from a single Ptychodera flava strain L36383 chromosome 6, AS_Pfla_20210202, whole genome shotgun sequence genomic window:
- the LOC139134384 gene encoding adhesion G-protein coupled receptor G2-like, with protein MLQAKSDEIINTSQCVFWDFDANDGYGDWSSNGCHFVGVEDGRVVCRCNHLTNFAVLMDVHRNQPDAVHLFALDTISKIGCLLSIIGLSATLATYLGFKKLRKTRPQRILINQCIALLCLMLVFIAGIDQTHSYWGCISVAVLLHFFTLAAFMWMGMEAFNMYMAFIRVMPMYISYFMVKIGIIAWGVPLLAVVITLSLGVENYVSGKEYCFMAHYPFYYAYVIPIAVILLYNLVVYTRVIMRLCAKSQATTMDKPQHLHMRWQIRNSICILLLLGFTWIFAFFAVEEVTLLFQYLFCVFNSMQGFFIFIFYCLDQKDAREQWKSACSVCPCFRKKRKKYKYRSPGFDLIYHNPTYTTSQSHRSSISSTKQFSLASKDSVGVNHQTTQTTSPLPHFVQ; from the exons ATGCTGCAGGCAAAGTCAGATGAAATCATCAACACTAGTCAGTGTGTATTCTGggattttgatgccaatgatgGGTACGGTGACTGGTCCAGCAATGGTTGTCACTTTGTTGGTGTTGAAGACGGGAGAGTTGTCTGCCGGTGTAATCATCTTACCAACTTTGCAGTACTGATG GATGTCCACCGTAACCAACCTGATGCTGTCCATCTGTTTGCTTTGGACACAATCAGCAAGATTGGTTGTCTGCTTTCAATAATAGGCCTGTCAGCGACCTTGGCAACTTACCTAGGCTTCAA AAAACTACGGAAGACCAGACCACAGCGGATTCTGATCAACCAGTGCATTGCACTGCTGTGTCTGATGCTTGTCTTTATAGCTGGCATTGACCAGACCCACAGCTACTGGGGTTGCATCTCTGTGGCAGTCCTCTTGCACTTCTTCACTTTGGCTGCCTTCATGTGGATGGGGATGGAGGCCTTCAACATGTACATGGCATTCATACGCGTCATGCCCATGTACATTTCCTATTTCATGGTCAAAATTGGCATCATAGCTTGGG GTGTTCCTCTGTTGGCAGTTGTGATAACTCTGTCCCTTGGAGTGGAGAATTACGTCAGCGGCAAAGAATA TTGCTTCATGGCCCATTATCCGTTCTACTATGCATATGTCATTCCCATCGCGGTAATCTTGCTGTACAATCTAGTCGTCTACACCAGGGTAATCATGCGGCTATGTGCCAAATCCCAGGCAACCACCATGGACAAACCCCAACACCTGCACATGAGGTGGCAGATCCGCAACTCCATCTGCATCCTCCTCTTGCTGGGGTTCACCTGGATTTTTGCATTCTTCGCTGTGGAGGAGGTCACCCTCCTCTTCCAGTACCTCTTCTGCGTCTTCAACTCCATGCAAGGGTTCTTCATCTTCATCTTCTACTGCCTGGACCAGAAGGACGCCAGGGAGCAGTGGAAGTCGGCCTGCAGCGTCTGTCCCTGTTTCCGCAAGAAGAGGAAAAAGTACAAGTACCGGTCGCCAGGCTTCGATCTCATCTACCACAATCCCACCTACACCACATCACAGAGTCATCGGAGCAGCATCTCCTCTACAAAACAGTTCAGTCTGGCCAGCAAGGACTCAGTCGGAGTCAACCATCAAACCACCCAGACCACCTCTCCACTGCCTCATTTTGTGCAATAG
- the LOC139135133 gene encoding protein shisa-4-like — MTYQAGFNCDESPNIYCCGNWLYKYCCDSDDNYVEQGFCTSYFDAKGDWHDSFFCGSEYDITNVYCCGNSENKSCCASDDQYTDDFFSDFSDFSVDLIYIIVGVSIGVIFLIIICVVICCCVCAGCALNQSRRRRQQQTTVTTGAAQMTTMTTPAGSYPSQQYTNQAYPQPQQQPYQYPPPSQQPTQYPPPPQYPGQQPPPQYPGQQPPSQYPAPPYGQAQQYPPQPAYAPPAPDSNPAYPPTKPSEV, encoded by the exons ATGACATACCAAGCTGGTTTTAACTGCGATGAGAGCCCAAACATCTACTGCTGCGGCAACTGGCTGTACAAGTACTGCTGTGACTCGGACGACAACTACGTTGAACAGGGATTCTGCACCAGCTATTTTGATGCTAAAGGCGATTGGCACGATTCGTTCTTCTGCGGGAGTGAGTACGACATTACCAATGTCTACTGCTGTGGTAACTCGGAAAACAAGTCATGCTGTGCATCTGATGACCAGTACACTGATGACTTTTTTAGTGATTTCTCGGACTTCAGTGTAGACCT GATCTACATAATTGTTGGTGTATCAATTGGAGTGATTTTTCTCATCATCATATGTGTTGTTATATGTTGCTGTGTTTGTGCTGGCTGTGCCTTGAATCAAAGTCGACGTCGGCGACAGCAGCAAACTA CTGTCACCACAGGGGCTGCCCAGATGACAACAATGACAACTCCAGCAGGCTCCTACCCAAGTCAGCAGTACACAAACCAGGCGTATCCACAGCCACAGCAGCAACCGTACCAGTACCCTCCACCATCACAGCAACCAACTCAGTATCCACCACCACCGCAGTACCCCGGCCAGCAGCCTCCTCCGCAGTACCCGGGCCAGCAGCCACCTTCACAGTACCCAGCTCCACCATACGGTCAAGCTCAGCAGTATCCACCACAGCCGGCATACGCCCCTCCAGCACCTGACAGCAACCCAGCATATCCACCAACCAAGCCAAGTGAGGTATAA
- the LOC139135132 gene encoding protein shisa-4-like — protein MATKGEVLRILLTLALAISVTSAGGEYCDGYHDKDGEWHDGFDCDHGFNVYCCGTWQNKTCCPYEGKYEDEKNDGVEIFNIIIRPLIYALITLCTAVTGCICVCCLVRANKKKRAQQAQQNAVIVGGNQPMPMNPQYTRPAATSAFAAGTYPTQQYTNDPYPQQQQQYTYGQQQYPNDPPPEYPGKQ, from the exons ATGGCGACGAAGGGTGAGGTACTACGCATACTTTTAACGCTGGCATTGGCAATCTCTGTCACCTCAG CCGGTGGTGAGTACTGCGATGGATACCACGACAAAGATGGCGAATGGCACGATGGATTCGATTGCGATCATGGCTTCAATGTGTACTGTTGTGGAACCTGGCAGAACAAGACATGCTGTCCTTACGAGGGCAAATACGAAGATGAAAAAAACGATGGGGTTGAGAT ATTTAACATCATCATAAGACCGTTGATTTATGCCCTCATCACCCTATGCACAGCTGTTACAggctgtatatgtgtatgttgCTTAGTGCGGGCTAACAAAAAGAAACGGGCTCAACAGGCTCAACAAAATG CAGTTATTGTTGGGGGTAACCAGCCGATGCCCATGAACCCACAATATACCAGGCCTGCTGCAACCTCTGCGTTTGCTGCTGGCACTTACCCGACCCAACAATATACCAACGATCCATACCCACAGCAGCAACAGCAGTACACATATGGGCAACAACAGTACCCGAATGACCCGCCACCGGAGTATCCGGGCAAGCAGTAG